The sequence TCGCTAACTAGTGACAGGATCGATAACTCAGAGGAAAATAAGGACACTGAAACTAAACATCACTGTAGTGCTGCAACAATGAGTTTATGTTAAACCAGGATAAACTGTCCGCTTTACTGTCTGTCGCTTTAGCAGGAAGTAGCTGTTCGTTGTTTGGCTAGCTGCACTCATACAGGAAAATCCAGCTGTTAGCCGTAATGTTCGggtatgtaaagcactttataaatgaggactgtggaggagagcctttgattttgttttgattgGCTGGAGCTCACAAACAAGTGCTTTGaaaagcaggtgggtggggcttcccCTCTCTATGATATCATCCAgatccaagagtagaaaaaacagTCAAAGATCGAATGTTTAAAGCAGCCTTAGCTTTTAGCTCACTGCACGTACACTGGCCTCGTTATTAGAATCTCTGGTCATGTTTTACACGAATATTTGCCATTGAAAGAGGTGAGACATAGCAGACCACCGCCCAGTGTCAGGTTCATACCACAGCTGCTCTACATTAACAGTACTGGTTAattatgtttctgtaatggttaatcCAGTCTGTGAGAGCTCTTCAGccaaaatcatatttttaacCGTGATTACTGTCTTTATCTGtgaattttcatatttaatgtgtgacaagaagcagaaaaattaatcaagtgcattaatattatttaaccaaattacatttaattacaGTTACCTACATTTCTGAacagaaaaatctgttttagtGCTCAAATATTATGCTTGattcattttattacattttaggaCAAATTCCAGCGTGCCAGCTCAAATTTGGGTATAAAGACACAAATTCAGTTTATATGTGGTGAATATATTTTTCAGTCTTAAACctgtttttgacagatttctaaaatatgAGTGTTTTTATGACAGGCGGTCTAATAAATTGTATATGACAGGAAGTATGAACTTCAGCTTTGAGCTTTTTTCAGATAAACTTGACTTAGATGTCTTTTTAGTAGACTGTAGTGTAACAACTCATTTGAATGTGAAGGACTCGGGAATGAAATGTCTGAGTATGCCTTAAGTTTGGAGATGCTTCACTTTCGGCTCCATTGATTCCTCCTGTGCATTTCCAGCTACTTCtttgattttatcagtgagagaataacaatcatcaatataagtaataataataagaagaacaTTAATATAAGAACTCGCAACTGTCAGCAGATTCCTCGATGGAGATTGCTTAGAATGGACATAAATGTACTAAGACATGGAAAAACTACAGCGACAAATATGTTCATAAAGCACCACGACACGACCCTTAACTACATTTTTTACTAGCGCGGTAATGATGTAATGTTTTTCTGTACTAAATTCAGTAGGTTGGTACTCACATTACAAAGGTTCTTCTGTTATCTGACGCTGGGTGGATAGgaagaacaaaagaaatcagatttttttctttctgcgctcacgctacaatcagctgatttcagtttggtCTTTTCAGGAGCGGTAACATGACCATGActattgttttaaatgcacaaaaggacaagagcGTGATGTTATGTGGAAACAGAAACTGATATTTATACCGCTAACAACATCAtagacagcatgctaatgctgTGCTAGCTAACGCTATGCTAGCCAAGAgcccagagtgatgttaaagccGAGCATATGCAGactccagcccagcagccagagcctgaacttcaacaggtaacaaactgaAGAGCTGTACAGTACAGCCATACAGTAGAATCACCATGACGACCACATTAAAGTCTCTTTGCGCTGGTTTCCATCTTTGTTTTGTGGATCTACAAGCGTTCATACTAAGAGGAAGATCAGGTGTACAAAGTAGGATAGAGATTTGCGTTGGTGTGTGCGACTGTAGCCAGTAGGTCTATATTGTTCATTGGTAATTATGACACAATGCGTTTCAGCTTGTTTAACAGAGAAACCCGAAAGCAGCGTAACAAATGACTTTGTCTGGCAAGTAGTTAAGTaacatactgcattacttttaagaaaactaCGACTAATGTAAAACAGATAATGACCCCAGCACTGATGGGTGGAGGGTATTTGTTGTCCATTTTGAGATGACTTTATGGCCTAACGTTACAGACTAATCATGGCCAGCGTTGCTAAGTCTGCGCTCGATGGCTAACCTTGCTTTCTTGGTAGCGTTGTCGATAGCAGATACAATCCGAAGTCAGGAGATCGCCGCGCCAGTTTCCTTCAGCGGCTTTGTGATCCATGAGACCGAGCTCCTTTAAGGCACCAGGATAACAGACGAGGCTACAGGGAAGCGCCACAACCATGGTTTCTGTTTGCATGtctgagactgtgtgtgtgtgtgtgtttgtctcccaCACGCCCGCTGCTGCCACTCACTGTAAACTAGTCTGCAGTTCGTCACAGACAGACGCTGACACACTCCCGGTCTAATGTGCTCATTAGGGACTGCACAGCACACACATAATTGATAGCCACGacacacacagtgcacacacacacgcgcattaTTGCAAAAAACAGTTTCCGTTTTTAATGCTGCAGTAGAAAACAAGGTTATATGAAGTCATATAATGGGgttcattgtcaagaacaacaacaacaaaaaacaacagaaggaaGTGAAAAGACGACCGGCACAGAATGCATAACGGTGTCTGTGCTGTTTACATGCCCATATTTTACACATaagtattttttcttcttctctctccacTCTGGCAGCTGTCAGTTACTTCAGCAAATTAACTGCCAAAAATGCAGCCGAACCTGTCACTCAGGAGGTTAGCGTAGCCATGGTTACCTTTCATATCCCAAAAAGATAAAGCTGCAGAGGAATCATGGCCGACTaattagacagaaaaaaaaggaaaaaagaaaaggcattcAGCGATATGAAACAACCCAGAGTGCTTATAAATAACAGTTTACATGTGAAACATCTTCATAAAGGAACATCTTTTTGTACAGCCTCAAATATCTTCTCACTGTTCGTTCACGTGTCGGATAAAAAGAGTCTTTAACCCTTTGAGCACGAGTCAGGAATAAAAAGATTCACCTGTTGTCCTTCGTTTGCTTTCTCCCTTTGTTTCTGTATCCTTTGattaaataacacatttataaaactattgtgcaaaacaatttatttatgtcttCATATACTGTGCACCAGCAGATAGTCATAgtcctttaaattaaaaatatagaaaCAATGCATAATTTAGACAGGATAAGTCATATGTCTTATGTACATATTTTACACAGACCTGAATTAATAGCGGCCCCTGATCAATGaaagtaaatctttttttttcccttttattcaCAAAGCTGCGATATTTGTGTCACATCCTGTGAGACGAGGATCCCGCATCGGGCGGAGGATCTGCTTGACTCGACATTTTCTCTGCTTGGGACGTGACGCGTGTCTAATTTTCACGAGGGCCTCGATAAATTTCCAATCTCTAATCTCAAGTCGACAGTGTTTGGATGTCCGGTGCAGAAATGCTTTGACGTACTCAGAGGGTTAAATTTTAAATGCTGCCTCAGCaccaaaaacaatgaaacagaaGACAGAGCAGTCAGGagtgaaaagagaaaacaaaccatGAAAAGGGCACCAGGTTTAGCTCCAGAAGGTTCAactaaactttgtttttttatgcatgCAGCTTATCACACCTCAGTGAtgccaaaatataaaaacaacagaaatccaTTTACACAAATCTCAAAATACAAACACTTTGTTTtagagctctttttttttacttcatatACTGCCCCATCAGCCCCCACCCAATCCCCgcccttaaaaaaaaatgaacgtCTGCGTGAAAAGTCAGTCTACATCAtacataataaaattaaaaatcttctacaacacaaaatgtaaaacCATGTGCCGAAACTCAGAGCAGTAGTTGCATGGCATCTTTGTGCAGTCCTAACGCTTAAGGCGTCCTTCGTCATCGTTTCTCATCTGTCAGAGACGGCGAGCAAGCCGGTGCTACTGTTTGTCCAGCTCGCACACATACATGAGGTGATCCTCTGGCGACTTCCCATGAGTCTTACTCAGGTGAAGCTTGACCGCGTGCTTGCTCGCAAATGTCCGATTACACAGTTTGCACTGATAAAGGGCGCCGCTGTCGTCGTCCTCGGGAGAGGGCAACGGCGATTCGGAGGAGGGCAGAGATGTGGTTAAGGATGAGGACAGGGAGATGGGTAAGGAGGACGGGATGGATGTGGGGAGTGAGGACGGCAAAGGGTGGCTGGACGGGTGGAGGTTGGAGAACAGTTTCTCAGACAGTCCTTTGGTATGGcgttggtggtggtgttgctGGGAGATCTGGCTGAGCAGCTGCTCCCCAGAAAGCTTCGCCAGGTCTCGCAGGCGAAAGCCCAGGTGGGATTCCAGGTGGCTGACGTAGGTGGACGGCGAGCGAATCTGAGAGGCGCAGtcactgcagaaaaacacagggTGACCAGAATCCAGGTTCTTCAAGAACTTTGTGCCACCGGTTCTCCTCAGCTGGTACTTGACATTTGCCAGCCAATGGGATATGGTTGTCATGGAGAGACCCGTAAAGCGGGAGATATGCATTCTTTCCTGTGGGCTCAGGTCCGACATCATGTACTTGCCGTCATTTGTTTGTCTGAGACTGGAAGCAAACTGGGCCTGTAGGATGAGGAGGTGCTGAGGGTTCCAGTTGGACTGGCGGCCTTTACGCTTCTGGGCAGGCGAAACATCTTCGGTCTCTTCCTGCGTGACGCCGTCGATATCAGAGCGCTCGGACTGGCTGGTGGGCGTGGAGGACTTGGACACAGCCTGGCTTTCTGTCAGGTTCCTCAACATGTCTGAGATATCTGAGAGGGCGTTTTCTCTCAGAGGTGATGTGGACATGAAGGAAGCTACTGCAGCTGAGGCTTTGGTCATGCTGATGGTGGAGGAGGGAGACACCGAGGATGGGGTGGAAGTGGGGGAGGAGAGAGATGTCGACCCCAAAGAGTTGCTGCTTTTGTCTGCATTTTTTCCTTTGGTAAGGTCTATGGGTTGGTCGTTGTTCAGATGCTGCTGGTAGAAATATCGCTCGAGGTGCTCGCTACCGGTCTTTTTGGTCTGTGCTGGTGGTGTAGAAGCGGCCACTGCTGCTTTCTCAGCCAAGCTGTTGCTCATCTTGAACAGCATGCTCATTGGGTCCAAGGAGGGCAGGGCCGGCTTGGCGGCCTTCCCCAGGTGCACGTTCATGACGGACTGCAGCGCACTCAGAGGGTTCACAAACGGCTGTTCTGGAGGCGGGTGATCAGTGATGATGGCTGTGCTGCCACACGCAGAGGTGGGTGGGGGTGAGGTCACGGCAGCAGACTCTACACCATTCTCTGCCGTCTTCTTTGTAGAGACATCCCCGTTTGCATCTCTGTGGTTGGgtccattttcttcttctgcacttGCATTCTCAGGGGTCTTACTGCCTCCTGGTTGGCTTTCTTTGGGGGACTCTCCTCGGGCTGACTCCTCTGCCTCGCTGTTGCACGGTGAAGGGGTGGTGCGCCTCAGAGGAGAGCCCCTCACAACAGCAGCCGGCTCCCTCATTTTCTCCTCCACCTTGGCCACCTTCTCTGTCACTTTCTTGACGAGTTCCTCCATAGCATGGAAGTTGTTTTTAGGTAGTGGAGAGGTCTGGCAGCTAGGAGGCGAGATCAGCGGCTGGTTCTTGGCAGTGGGGGAGAGGATCTCCCCTCCGGGGAACATATATTTCAGTGGGGAGCTCTTTCCAGAGGTACCCAGTGAAAGCTTCATGATGTTTGGTAGCTGGTAGGCAGCGTGGATGCTGGGATATCCTCCCCAGCTGGGAGCTCCATTCTGGGCCTTGTTGATGGCTGAGGTCACTGTGTTCTCCAAGGACTTGAGGATATCAAGACCCCCCTTTGGACTTTCCTCCAGATCCTCCTCAGTCAGATAGCTATACTTTGAAGTGATATCAAACttttcctcaacctcctcctcACCTACGGCCTTCTTCTCCTTGCTCACATTGTTAACATTATTCAGAATGGACTCTGCAGTGCACTCCTCCTCCTTCGCCTCCTTCTTTATCTCCACAACCATAGGAGTGGGGGAGATGCTGGTCGGAGGAGGCACCGGGGCAGGTGGAGGGGAGAAGGTGGTAGCAGCCAGGGGGACCGACTGCACCTTCTCTTCAGCTGCTGAGTTTGACCTCGGTGCCTGGGCGGATGCCTCTATGATCGGTTTGCCTTTCTTAATCGCAGAGTTGGTGACTTTGATGAAATGTCCTGTCACCATCATGTGAGCCGTGAGCTCCTGCAGCGTGTCGTGAGAGCTGCCGCACTCCATGCATTTGAGGATCTGTGACTTCCTGGATTCGAACTGCCAGGCATAGCTGGCACCATTTTGGTGTCCATAGCGGTTGTTGGGCGTGATGTAAGGGTTGGTGACCTTTTGGAGTATATCGCCAGAGTCACTGAGGGAGGTGGGCTTTGGTGTGGCGCCTCCATTAGAGTCTGGCGAGCTGGGGATGTCCAGGTCAAGAGGGGCTCTCTTTCGAGCAGAAGAGATAATCTTAGCTGTCACAGGTGTGACAGGCTCTTTCAGAGGCACTTTCTGGTAGTGTTTCGTCTTAATCATGTGGACACTCAGGTCCTGAAGGGATTCAAAAGAGTGTCCACAGTACATGCACTTCAGAACCTTCTGCGCGTCCTCCTTCCCTTCCATCTCCAGCAAAGATCGTTTCCTAGGTTTGGACCACCGTTTAGCTCCCTCGCCATCCGTCTCGTGGTTATCATCACGGTAGTGGCCCGTCTCATTCATGTGCACCGTGAGCTCCACCAGCGTGTCGTATGCTGCGCTGCAGTCCTTACAGCGGAATTTGCTGGCACCAGTGAATATGGAGCCATAGAGCTTGGAGCTCTGCCGGTAGAGCTGGACGGTACTGAAGAGGTTGGGTTCTGTTGATGGGGTGCTCACGGCCACTGTAGGATGTTGGACCAGCGCCATCCTGTTGTGGTGGTTCTGGGAGACCTGCTGGAGGGTTTTAGCCATGGCTGTCTGATGCCAGTCGTAGCCTCCGCTCCCacagctgctgctactgctgctgctgctgctgctgctgtggctgcGGGGGGGCTTCTCCGCTGGGGGCTGGCTCAGGTTCAGGTTTAGGGTGGACCAATAGGAATTGGTCAGAAAAGAGGTGTAAATGGCCTTCATCTTCTCCAGGCTGTCAGCAACAGAGCCTGTTGCTGCTAATATGGCCTCTTCGCCAGCGACAGTGGCGGCAGCGTTGGCGGCGGCCATCATGGTAGAGGAGGAGGACGGCGACAGGGCATTGGAGGGATCTTTAGAATGGAGGATCTCGTCCTCATTTTTAAGTGAGGAGCTATCAAAGTCAGACATTCTGTCACTGGTTTCGCTCAGATGGGACTCGCTGTCCAGCTCCTGACCAGAGAAGTCAGTGGCGTTGGGGGAGTCACGGAAGCCCGGCCGGTCCTTGAAGAGGAAGTCCTTGTCTGGACACAGGAGTTTGGCAGCGGGCTCTTCCCCGTCCTGGGCCGAGTCGTCTCCATCCAGGTCTTCATCCAACATAGCTGCTTCCTTCTCATCTTCAGGGACGTATGCTGCGAAATGAAgaacaaagacagagagagatcgGTTAGACCTACCACAGGAGGAGGATTGTATTAGTCTCAGAGTTGATTCATCATGATGAAAACTCTTCTGACTAATGTGATTTTTGAAACATGTTGCTAATATTTCCCTGAACAGCTAAAGgatcaaactccagtcctcggcGGCCGCTGTCCTGAATCTTTTCCATGTATCACTgctgcagcacacctgaataaaattagtacgtcattagcaagactctaacgaacttgactgcatgctgaggtggcagtTCAGCCActtgattcatgttacagcagctcacgagtgaatgaacatggtgcagtaaaagtacttttagaagtagatttttccaaacacatttatttaaatgagcAGGTTGGGGGTTGCCACACCAGCATGCAGTCagttttattcaggtgtgttgcagcagggatGCATGGAAACGTTGCAGGACagcggccctcgaggactggagtttgacacccctgctttagtgTGTGTGAGGGGCACATGCATCATGACGGGCGCGTGTTGCTTTGAATAAGGATAAATGAAATGTTTGCATCGTGTACATGGCCTGACTGCTTTCTCTGAAgcagcaaacaaataaatgcagCGTATCTGTGAGTGAAACAGCCTCGATCTTCAGGACATCTTCTGAACCTGTTGAGAGGCAGCATGAGCCGACGGCACGGGCTTCACACTTTGTGCAATCGTTCACAGATGAAGGATTTACTCCCATAAACGGGACTCGTGCTCGCACTGACATTGTTTTCTCATTGGAACCGAGTCAGCACCCCGCCCCTCCTCCCTCAGGTCTTTGTTCTGCACAAAATCAGCGGGAGACAGGCggagagagagactgaggatGGGAAGAGAAAGATGAAGTGAGGGAGAGGCGAAAAATGTCTCTTCAAACACAACTTGCCACCTTATTCTTCTCAAGGGGCAACAGCttgaaattaaaactaaatttgAAATTAATGAAGCACATTCTGGCGGTGGCATTCGTTTCTGAAGTAATAAATTACTTGTATCAACCTCGGAGACAGCGGTTCCTGTCTGTCAATTAATATGTCTTACGCTTCTTCTGCAGACTCTAATGCATTCCCTAACAGACACACTCGCCATTTAAATTAAGCATGCATGTTCACTCATTACACCGCTCAGCCCTCGCCTCCtcgtaaataaaaaaaatgtatgtacgTTTCCCTGCGACAAATCTCTCCCCGCAAAACCCATTTGCTTCAATTACAGAAGATTAGAAAAAAGTTTAGAGTTATTATTTACAGTTTAGCTGCAGGGAGACGGCTCGAGGATCTCCATTTATATTCAAATCCCTCCAGTTTAAGAAGAATACAGTGGAAATCACACAGAGAAGAGATGCATCAAGACAAATCACACTGTCGCCTCTCCGTGCAACTaccaatgttttctttggtTAATAAGTCCATCAGAGGGGAAGCAGATGAGCAACGCTCGCGCTGTGCACGTCGAGCTGAGCGTGCTCGCACGCGCACATGCAACAGATACAGAaggagagggtgtgtgtgtgtgtgtaacggGCTGTCACTCGCCCATCTGACCTGGCGTGTAAGCACAGGAAATGCATCTGTAACCACAATCCACCGCTTTCACAGACacaaaggctacgttcacactgcaggcgaaagcgacTTTTTTGACCTtctgcgacccatatccgatcatggtgtgacagtgtgaacggcacaaatccgatatttttaaatccgatctgggtcactttcgtatgtggtcctgaatccaatacatatctgatgttttagaaagggactgctgtttgatggtcatgtcgcattaaatccatcttttatgtcactgacacaatacagacgccaattatcagcgccggagaagacatcacGAACGCTTCCATCCAGTacaactgttgggaagacaacgttggagaaacgtgaacattttatttgtactgtataatctgcagattctgacagaaatctgcagctatcctctgaagcaccgctcctctaaaacagcagtaaggatcattattaggacAAATGTAGATAAcacaataactttataacttaaagcaaagttgggaaacgtaaagtccgaagtctttatattaaggccatcagtcaaacatactgtttgctctgggtgtaaacagagcgcgttgtgtgtgacgtcttcttttgcgcatgcggccactttgagggttcacactagagcgcgttggCTGTCGCATTttgtttgtagtgtgaacgagcagacaaaaaaatcggatttgatgaaAAAAATCGGAAtggagcattaagacctgcagcgTGAATGTGGCCAAAGAAACGAGCTGCCGCAGACACCGTCAGAGGTCTGGTCCCACTGTCTCTGAGCTGATTATTCTAGCCAATAAGGTTACGTCCCCATGCTGTCTGTTCGGCAAAGACTGGACACAGTGGGGGAATGACGCTGAGAGGTCGGTCGTGCTTTAACCGAATCTTGCCATAGCTCAGATGGTTTTAACAGGTTTTTgttgagcaggaaaaaaaccaCTGAAACCGGAGCAAAGTGACACAAACAAAACTTCCTGCCTGGAATACCTGCACGACCTGCTGGcatcatgtgtgtgtatgtgtgtgtctgtaatgtACGTGTGTGTACTGCATCAGCAGTGAAACGGAGAGAGGAGTCTTTGTCATTGTCAGGCTCCTGTTTGCCGTCGGCGATGATACGACACTGCCGTGGGATAAACAGATGTAGAGAGACACAGATATCCCCGAGCCatcacgcgcacacacacacttcctgtaTGTACTGTATGCACTGCAGTGTAACAGCTCTGTGCCTCGAGGCGATCTCTGGAGTTTGTTTTCAGGGTCCACCTGAAAAGCTTTAAACGCGTCACGGCGAGCGCTTTAAACCCGTACGGTCATCTGACCTCTCACCGACACTACGTGCGGTAACGGCGCCCTTTGTTGCAATAAAGCAGCTGTGTATCTGAATGCGTTTCGTCTCTCAGCCTCCTTGGCTCTCCCTCCGTCTGTCTCGAGCCGCCACCCGTGCATACGAGCACTCACCATCTGCTGTGAATCAGCCCAAACGACAGCTGTGTAAGAGAACCGTGCAGAGCCACAGCAGCCCAGAGCGCTCATCGAGGCCAAACGTGAGCACGTGAAACCACATTACGGCGAGCCGCCTCTGAGAGAATCCACGTCTCTGTAAAGTACACAGCTTTTATTGGAAACCACGTTTTAGTGGTGAAAGTGTGGAACAAAGAGCAGAACTGCAACAAAGGCAATGAGATTTGAAGATCAGTGGTTCTTCCTCGTTTAAAGGCTTTGTGTTGCTAATGTTTGTGGTTCTTCCAACGGTTCCTCCTGGATTCTCCTGGAGTCTCTGAGCAGTCCCTCAGTCTGTCAGCCCGAGTTTTATCCTAACACGCAGCCTGCAGGAGGTCCAGATGTTCTCGTGCAGCACCTCTGATGAGTTAGCTGAGTCTGTGCTCTGATGAAAAGGCTGGAGACAGGCGAGCAGCTCTAAGATGATACATCATCTCAGTGGCAGGAAGTGAATTATGAACTTCTCTAAATTTCTCAGCAGGAGATGTTTAAAGACATGACGTCGATTCAGATTTGTACTATCCAAAGTCCTTCAGGCCTTCACCTTCACAAAGACCTTCACCTTTCTTAAGAAGACCAAAGTTTAAATGCAGCATCTGAAAACTTCCTCATGTATACTGAGAAAGACTTTTCCAGTCACTCTGCTTCTCTGTGACATCACACTGTAATATTTTCATCGTGTGTACGGCATGTGTGAGGGGTCAAAAATCCTGCAGCTCTGATTTTACTGCAGGTGAATTAGCCATGTACaccagagaggagggaggaggagggaggatgaGGGGGGAGGAGTGAAGTAAAAAATGAGGACACACACGCTGAGATGATCCCCAACGCTGCTGGCTCGGGCTCGATTGTGACCCAGGATACTGAGATCAGTACGCACGCGTACACACTTATACCACGCTGCAGTACGAGGAGGCAGGGTCAAACACACCAGGTATGCAGGTGCTCTTTTAATTAGTAGAGCAAGCTGCAGATGAAGGATCAGCAGGGTGGAGAAGCTGGTTTGATctgagaggagaaaaaatacaaatttttttccagtttttcaggacattatactgctgctgttctatcaaaattttaaacaaatatcctcatatgtggctctcatttttcttaaaaacaaaaataaggtaaaaaaaaatctggtaattctttgtttttacattcatcgggccccaattagccaaaatatcaaagagaaattaaaaatgctgccgtggaagagttcgggtcttaggaggttaatgtgGTGAGGGTGGAACTTTAACCATCTTTTCCTGAAGCACGTCGAGCGGCTTTAATGCCTAAAACTGATCCAGCCGCACGTTTAGCCCCCTCTAGCCTCCTGACATGGAGTGTTGTCTCTCAGTGAACAATACCACCTAACGACACGGTAACGAGACACGGCTCGGGGAGCGCTGCTTCATGATGATCACGTCCTCTCCCTGCCTCACGTCTGTCCCTCCGCAGTCAGCAGAGCAGCCACGTTAATGAAGTTAATTGAATCCACGATCAATAACGCTTAATTATAGTGATTTGAAATGCACAGACAAATTGGTGGGATAGCCCTTCTGCACGTGCACTCAGGGTGCTGTAGTTCCTCTAGCTATGAGGCGTGTGGCCTCATAGCTGCTAGCAGTCTGGAGCAGCATTGGCGACAGCGTTCACCTGCATGGACGTCAGCTTGGGAGGTTTCACAGCTGACTATTGCCATGACGACAGCACAGCTGATAAAGCTGTGTAGCTAACGTGCTCTCGGTTCAGCGGTGATCTCAGAGCTTTGCATTCCGAGTGGAAACGTGCACACAGCGAGTGTGGGAAGTTGCTTGGTATCTATTACCTGCCAGTCTGCTCTGATCTCTTTGGACAGCTCTGATCAAAAGATGTCATCCAGTCCACTCGACCCGGCTCGCCGGGGGAGCgtgcgtgcacgtgtgtgtgtgttgccgaGTAAATCACAGCGAGGCCTGGGTGTAAACAAAATGACAGGATCACTTTAAGGTTCTGTCAAGTAGGCAGGAGGCGATTATGATAACGCCCGCTCTGTTCCAATGCAAACGGACACACTTAAATTCAGCGGGCGTGGGATCGCACCCACGGCGGAGCTTGTTCTCCGCGTCCGCCGCTCTTCTTTAGTCCTCCTCGCC comes from Astatotilapia calliptera chromosome 1, fAstCal1.2, whole genome shotgun sequence and encodes:
- the tshz3b gene encoding teashirt homolog 3b isoform X2; this encodes MPRRKQQAPRRAAAYVPEDEKEAAMLDEDLDGDDSAQDGEEPAAKLLCPDKDFLFKDRPGFRDSPNATDFSGQELDSESHLSETSDRMSDFDSSSLKNEDEILHSKDPSNALSPSSSSTMMAAANAAATVAGEEAILAATGSVADSLEKMKAIYTSFLTNSYWSTLNLNLSQPPAEKPPRSHSSSSSSSSSSSCGSGGYDWHQTAMAKTLQQVSQNHHNRMALVQHPTVAVSTPSTEPNLFSTVQLYRQSSKLYGSIFTGASKFRCKDCSAAYDTLVELTVHMNETGHYRDDNHETDGEGAKRWSKPRKRSLLEMEGKEDAQKVLKCMYCGHSFESLQDLSVHMIKTKHYQKVPLKEPVTPVTAKIISSARKRAPLDLDIPSSPDSNGGATPKPTSLSDSGDILQKVTNPYITPNNRYGHQNGASYAWQFESRKSQILKCMECGSSHDTLQELTAHMMVTGHFIKVTNSAIKKGKPIIEASAQAPRSNSAAEEKVQSVPLAATTFSPPPAPVPPPTSISPTPMVVEIKKEAKEEECTAESILNNVNNVSKEKKAVGEEEVEEKFDITSKYSYLTEEDLEESPKGGLDILKSLENTVTSAINKAQNGAPSWGGYPSIHAAYQLPNIMKLSLGTSGKSSPLKYMFPGGEILSPTAKNQPLISPPSCQTSPLPKNNFHAMEELVKKVTEKVAKVEEKMREPAAVVRGSPLRRTTPSPCNSEAEESARGESPKESQPGGSKTPENASAEEENGPNHRDANGDVSTKKTAENGVESAAVTSPPPTSACGSTAIITDHPPPEQPFVNPLSALQSVMNVHLGKAAKPALPSLDPMSMLFKMSNSLAEKAAVAASTPPAQTKKTGSEHLERYFYQQHLNNDQPIDLTKGKNADKSSNSLGSTSLSSPTSTPSSVSPSSTISMTKASAAVASFMSTSPLRENALSDISDMLRNLTESQAVSKSSTPTSQSERSDIDGVTQEETEDVSPAQKRKGRQSNWNPQHLLILQAQFASSLRQTNDGKYMMSDLSPQERMHISRFTGLSMTTISHWLANVKYQLRRTGGTKFLKNLDSGHPVFFCSDCASQIRSPSTYVSHLESHLGFRLRDLAKLSGEQLLSQISQQHHHQRHTKGLSEKLFSNLHPSSHPLPSSLPTSIPSSLPISLSSSLTTSLPSSESPLPSPEDDDSGALYQCKLCNRTFASKHAVKLHLSKTHGKSPEDHLMYVCELDKQ
- the tshz3b gene encoding teashirt homolog 3b isoform X1, giving the protein MLAPIYHKHIGVAVAAYVPEDEKEAAMLDEDLDGDDSAQDGEEPAAKLLCPDKDFLFKDRPGFRDSPNATDFSGQELDSESHLSETSDRMSDFDSSSLKNEDEILHSKDPSNALSPSSSSTMMAAANAAATVAGEEAILAATGSVADSLEKMKAIYTSFLTNSYWSTLNLNLSQPPAEKPPRSHSSSSSSSSSSSCGSGGYDWHQTAMAKTLQQVSQNHHNRMALVQHPTVAVSTPSTEPNLFSTVQLYRQSSKLYGSIFTGASKFRCKDCSAAYDTLVELTVHMNETGHYRDDNHETDGEGAKRWSKPRKRSLLEMEGKEDAQKVLKCMYCGHSFESLQDLSVHMIKTKHYQKVPLKEPVTPVTAKIISSARKRAPLDLDIPSSPDSNGGATPKPTSLSDSGDILQKVTNPYITPNNRYGHQNGASYAWQFESRKSQILKCMECGSSHDTLQELTAHMMVTGHFIKVTNSAIKKGKPIIEASAQAPRSNSAAEEKVQSVPLAATTFSPPPAPVPPPTSISPTPMVVEIKKEAKEEECTAESILNNVNNVSKEKKAVGEEEVEEKFDITSKYSYLTEEDLEESPKGGLDILKSLENTVTSAINKAQNGAPSWGGYPSIHAAYQLPNIMKLSLGTSGKSSPLKYMFPGGEILSPTAKNQPLISPPSCQTSPLPKNNFHAMEELVKKVTEKVAKVEEKMREPAAVVRGSPLRRTTPSPCNSEAEESARGESPKESQPGGSKTPENASAEEENGPNHRDANGDVSTKKTAENGVESAAVTSPPPTSACGSTAIITDHPPPEQPFVNPLSALQSVMNVHLGKAAKPALPSLDPMSMLFKMSNSLAEKAAVAASTPPAQTKKTGSEHLERYFYQQHLNNDQPIDLTKGKNADKSSNSLGSTSLSSPTSTPSSVSPSSTISMTKASAAVASFMSTSPLRENALSDISDMLRNLTESQAVSKSSTPTSQSERSDIDGVTQEETEDVSPAQKRKGRQSNWNPQHLLILQAQFASSLRQTNDGKYMMSDLSPQERMHISRFTGLSMTTISHWLANVKYQLRRTGGTKFLKNLDSGHPVFFCSDCASQIRSPSTYVSHLESHLGFRLRDLAKLSGEQLLSQISQQHHHQRHTKGLSEKLFSNLHPSSHPLPSSLPTSIPSSLPISLSSSLTTSLPSSESPLPSPEDDDSGALYQCKLCNRTFASKHAVKLHLSKTHGKSPEDHLMYVCELDKQ